DNA from Plasmodium yoelii strain 17X genome assembly, chromosome: 13:
CTGGactaaatttttatatagaacATAATTTGAAtgacaattttttaaaagcaTGCAAATtgccattttttaaaaagttgttaaaaatattgcaagaaaataataatgaagaaattgaagaaaaaaaaataaatgaaaataatacaattgaaaattttaacGAATTTGAAGaggaaaatgaaataaaaataaaagaacaaaaaacttataatttagaaaaaataaatagtgtACCCTTGAAATCGAGTTTGAATAAAAagacaaataataatgatacaGCTAGccaaattataaaaactcaagatttatttgtatttaataaaaaaattaatatgataaataattatagGGTTTATAGATATTGCTCAAATGTAATTCAATCATTACCTTCACTTACTTATATGTCTgtaatcaaaatatattttacaaattatccattaaaaatatttttatcatgtatttatttttatacatttgtaacatatatatgtgaCCGTAATAATGTAATAGGTATGCTTTTTCTGCTTTACGCTTTTTCATCATGCTTTTACTGTATCATAGGTGGTAGTTACATGGATAGATAATAGCTACATGCATAGGTGCACACATGCATAGGTGATACATACGTGTGTGCGatttttttctccttttCAGAATTTTTGGAATCCTTTATATTTCTAATATTAGTAACAGCGGGATGTTTTGGGCTCGCTTGGGTGCATTATATAAAAGAGAACCGAATTAGCATGATAACgtcaaaatataatgattataaagaaaattatgtGTGTCGAAATTTCTTAAAAACacaaaaggaaaaaaaagaagtaAAGCATTTTCGATTTGAGAGCAAAAAAACagttgaaataaaaaagtactcgaaatatttttttttaaaaagtttTTTAACTCGAATAAATGAAGAATTATATGATTATGAGACTCgcaaaaatggaaaattctCGTGCTATATGATGGAAcattataaagaaaattgCCTCGAAGAAAATTGTCACGAAGAAAATTATCACGAAGAAAATAATGGAATAAACTCGGGTAATACCAATTCAGGTATTatagatgataaaaaaaataaaaaattaataaatggaaAAACAGATGATATAGAAACAAAATATGACATAAATATGTGTGAAGATACAAGTAGCAGTTTATGTAATTTTGAATTAAATATAGGAGAAAATATCggaaaagaaaatgaactattaaattatataattttcggaaataatatatatagaattaacagaaaaaatttattagtAGGCGATATTATATATCTGTCTAAAGGTGATATGATACCAGCAGATGGAATACTAATACAATGTAATAACATGATTGTAGATgaatcaaatatattaaaatataatacaaaaaaatatgtaaataaaataagtttaaataaatatatatatgaaatgaataaaatgagagaaaaaaatatggatgaattagaaaatgaaataaatgaattagaaaaaggaaaaaaattaagttatTTTCAGATATTAaattcaaaaattaaaacacgatttaaaaaatatagtaattttaataatagaaaaaaaaaaaaaaatgtctatccAAGATTAGAAGATACATATAATGAAGATAAAGAATCagattatgaaaataatagaGAAACATGTTTTACAGaaataaatggaaaaataaatcaaattaACAATTCAAATGAAGaatatgatgataataaaataaaatcattttattcatattttaacatttatGAATATTCTCCATTATTACTTTCTGAATCAGTTGTAATGGAAGGTAATGGAATAATGATAGCAACTTGTGttagtaaaaataaacagATGTTTCACAATTCAATAAAAAGAATTGAAGAAAATACAAATCTTGAAATCATAATAAATAgttattcaaaaaatgttgttatattaatattattttattgttctTTATGtatactttttatatttattcattttttgataaatttaatagaaaataatatgcaaacatattcatataatttgttaatgtttttattaaatactGTTATAAtcgaaaatttaaaatatctattattatctATTGATAACATGCCTTTGTTATTACAAAATTGTATAGCTATAAATTACAAAGAAATCATGGATGAatcttatataattaaaagcaaaaatatttttgagaAGGTTTTACAGACTAATACAATCTTTATagacataaataaatatatcaattataaatctgttttattttttttcaatactGAATATATTGTATCATTTAATAATGATCTTATATCTCATCAAAtgaattttcaaaataaaataaaatcctATACTGAATTTGTAGAAAATGAACAAGGCCATGAAATATGtacacatttatttttttcattactaATTCAAACTGTTCTAGCAACTAGCAATTTATATAGATATAACGAAGATTCCATTGATATAGATTTATCTTTACTTGATTGTATATcttcattaaaattaaatatttcatattattatattaaaaaaaataatattcttaacattatttcaaataaaaacTATTATGTAATGTCTTTTGTTTTTTCGGATCACTcttatatgaataaaatagATCGCccaaaaatgaacaaaaaaaaacattataaaGAAGATCAActccaaaataaaaaaaatgtgttaaGAATATTTATAAGAGGGAAACCAGATGTGGTGTTGCCCAAGTGTAGTCAATATTTTGATGGACAATTTTTTTCCAAGTAAGTATTATTTTGGCGGTTCATTCCGTTTTGCTCTCCTCTTTAGCATGCACATGGGCACTACACGTGTGTTTGCATACGTacatatgcatgtatatatgcattttctGCACacgtatgtatatatgcattttctGCATacgtatgtatatatgcattttctGCATACGTATACATGTGTCTATTCTTTGAACAGCGCGGTGTTTGCCTTATCCACGAACTTGAGCTCCAAACGCAtgtttaacttttttttttttagagaCATAGAAAAATTTCGAGAAAAGGTTAGCCAAATTGAGGAAAGCAAATATGATCTAACAATTTGCTTTGCATAcaaagaaataataataggagaaaaagaaaaagcagatttattttcatataaagaaaataatgaatataattttggaaatatagaaatgaataataatatgaacagtacatatttaaaatatggaGAAATGGATGATTTTACATGTATTTcgatttttgtttttgaaaaaacTATTAGTAATAGATTTTATGTagattataaaattatagaatcaaataatttacatataaaattattcacaaaatatgatatagaaaaaataaaaaaaatatttaataattttcctgattttatttcaaaatttaaattttatgattcTAACTCTATGTATggaattaatataaatagtaatgtGAATCTAAAATtgggaaataataaaattaatgaaaaatataatagtaataGACATTATGTTAATACAATGGAAACAGATAATTCCaaattagaaaatatttatgtagataataaaaatgaaacaaaagacataaatattacaaaaaacattttaaataaagaaaatgaaagtGAAAGATTTAATCTAAAATATAGTAGTTATAACAGTAGTTTAGTACAcacatttataaataatgaaagtATGAAagaatattcattttttttaaataataatgtattttataattgctcaaaaaataaattaatagatttattatatatatcaaaatcATATAGAAGAACCAATTGTGTAgtaacaaataataatgactattttataaaaaataaagaattatgTAATATAAGAGTTTGTGATATAAGAAGTAAAgatattgtaaaaaataaaagtgatattatattattaaatagaAGTTTGTATGATTATATTAAGTTAAGATATTTTTCTAATTCTATGTTAATGAATATCAAATTGTTTATAGAATATAacatatgtttatatatatgtattgttGCACTTTCAATTATTTCAACTCTTATAAATGGATTAGAATTTTTAACTACAGTTcagatattatatatatatataatcaaaaatattatatttcattatatttcatGTTCTAGAAAAAGTAATTATTGTGTTGGAAAAAAACGATGTAAAAATGCTAGCTATTCTTATAATGTGTTTAGTAAAGATGAAATAAGTAATTTAATTTCGTCTATAGTTTCAAagttaataattttgataataatatttttatttggacATTTATTCATACCAGAAGTTTCTTGGAATTTTGTAAATAGTGATGTACGagaattttttgaattttctgaattttcattttcaaacAATCAAACAAAAAAACGTTATTATAATACAATTAGATCATGTATacgttttaaaaaaaatttagaaaatataaaaattgcaaataacataaatataaaaaatgattatagaACTATAGAAGAATGGGAACATCATATAAGCCCTAATAGACAtactactattatttttaatattttttttcttttttttttcttttcatatatatatatttatattaaaacattCCTTGCTGAAATTGATATGTATTGTGAGCaaattaaaacaaacaaaaaagaaaatcaTAAATATCtttctttattaaaaaataaaacattatctaaagatataaataacatgATAAAAGAATTTAAGTTTGATGAAGATAACATTAAAACTACAAATGAAATACAATCCTTAAATGGTAGTCAAAATTGTCAAAAGATATATTGTGGTGATGATTCATGTAATTATTGTGatgcaaataataatgaacaaaataatataaatataacgGATCAATATAATGAttctacaaaaaataatgatatagaTATACAAACAAGTTCATTATAtagtattaaaaattatcTTAAAGAAAAAGTTAGTTTTATTGATACtgataaaaagaaaatgttaTTTGATTGTCTTATTGGAAATTATAAAACTATTTtagcttttatatttttattattattacatattattataatacaatatGGATCTTTCGTATTTAATTTTCATGTAAAGGGATTAACTTTAGTTCAATGGggaatttgttttttattttgtctttTAGATTTTTTACTTTGTTATATTATATCAGTTACTAATATATTTAGCATATCTACGAATTTTATCAAAAGCTTTCAGGGTTTACATGAAGCTCCCAAGCGAACAATGTAAtttatataacaataaaatcaaaaaaggaaaaataaaacattaatGTTTGAccatatttcattttatagaACCAATATATTATGactattttacatttttaattattttttcttttatctaTTTCAGGTTTGATGCAATGAATGATTACAAAAGAAGCTACATATCTCAAAGATATAAATACGATAGGAAATCGTAAgaaatgataattttaatttcgtattttttttttttttcattttttttacaaaattataataatttatttttgcaCTTATTTAGAACAAGCCAACGCTGGGTATAAAGACCATGTTCATGTTTTTATTAAGAAACCCTATACTCATTTAAAAGAGAAAAGAATAAATGACAATTCGGATTTTCCATTTTGTTAAATTTAgctacatttttatttttatttttatcatgttTTTACGAATACTTGTATAATCCATACAAAttcacattttatttaacacTGTATAATGATAAActaaaagaattaaaaaaaatatgagtTTTACTAGTTTCTAGTTATAatggtaaaaataaatagacGAAAACATTGGTGTTGAAAAGCgcacaaaaaaataagcCATAGCATGTGCACACATGCTAAAAGAGAATACAAAAAAAgggtaataaaaataaaaagtgatataaaaaagggtaataaaaataaagtgatataaaaaagggtaataaaaataaagtgataaaaaatgacaaaaagTGTAATAGCACGTTCGTCTACTCCTTTAAAGATTTATGaggtttatttttttttattgaattTATGAATTTCTTAATttccatattatataaatttatacaattattataGTTGTTGTATGATTTTCTTCCCAAACAATTTAAGgcaacattatttttattttttgtggataatttattttttaaaaaaatatttccttGCTCTTCATATTCTTTAAGTACCCATACATGATCATCATtagaatattttattttttttttagcattttcttcttttccatttatattttttttcataaaactTAATGAGGTAACAAATTTcgaaaattttatattatctttttGTTTATCTTGTAAATctgtttttatttcttccATTTTGTTTACTTGTTTtgcattataaaaattactaGCCAAAAATTGCAGCTGTTTTATATGCTATTTATTTAAGAATGAAACAATGTTCTGaacattaataataataataacgaatGTTGTAATAAATACTTGTTACTGGGAATGTTTTTATCCatacaatataatttatgtaataaattgtataaataaatatatatttatgcctgttatttaattcaaattacaaaataattCTTTCTTTTTCCCCTTTCATAATACGGGACTAACAAAAAAttgattaaataaatataccaaGAAATATGATAATGTAATTAcgaatacatatatttatttacagTTTCATATTCTCTTAATTAGCCTAAACAAAGGTATACTAtgctttaaaatattatcatattttttttttctgagaAAGTTGCTATATGGAAACATAATTGCAAAAGCtttattcttatttttttcttttatttttgcaCTTTGTAGAAAAAACAAACTTTTTATTGcggtattttttttatattaaaaaaatgaatgtacgtcattaattttatatacttaatatttttttatattctttcTCATTTTAcgatatttatttatatggaaaattaggaaataaaataataatgtataaataataaatacaatattGCTAATTAACTTCAAAGGAATATGTTATAAAATTGTGGATTTTTACataattacaattttttaggaaaaatacattttttttgtcttttctccataaatatgtatttttgtttaagcatatatttatgaacaCAAATTTTTAAGAGAAAGTAttgcatattaatatatatatataataacatatttaaaaaaaaaaattatttgtttaagtgctattatattatatttttttgaaaggCTTTATTCATGTTAGCCAAAAGAAGAGATCGAGGATctggaattttttttttttttaaattatcatttgTTTGAAAagaattatcattattttttagtaGCTTTCTTTTTTCTTGATTTATAGAGGAGTCATTATCACATGTTATGCTTTTTAAAAGGGTTAATCTTTTTTTCCTATCAATTAAATAagtgaaaaaattaaagaaaaggTGATATGATATTTAAGGGGAATGTATAGATTGCTTCCGAGAATGTATAGCTTATTTATGTAGTATTTATATGTACgtacatattttttgaaatattgtcTTTggttataaaatttgttaacGAATTTCGCGAAAACTTGAAAGAGTAATCAAACCGTTCGTTGCTATAATGctataattaattatatagaaaaaataaaatatgtgaaAATATGACATGCTTTTCtaagtataatattatttattatattttttattttttacataagGGTTAAAATCGTCaactaaaattaaaaagttCATAATGTCTTTTAGTTTGctatcttcattttcttcatttgtGATTGTATCACATGTATAAGATTCTTCTATATTAAGAGAATATGTTTCCTGTGTTGACAATCCcttgataatatattataaaatagtaaaaaaaataatgggaTTAAAAAAGTTATTTGCACACAcgcacacacacacatatataataatgagttatataaatatgactGTGCAGGTAAAactaaaataattaaaataatttttttttttcaaatagcTTTTGTGTGTGCAAACCTTACATGTAAACATAAGTTCGTTGGTGTTTCGTCCTTAATCATTGGCGTCGCTACCCATAAAAATCGAACTTGTTGTTCACtataaaaaagagaaaataagcataattatattttaatttatcatatttgAATGTTCAttctttatattatatttttactgtGTTTTTAGGTCAATAGGATTTATATTAGACCTTAAAATTAATACTTGGTCCTgtaattatatttgtataataaagtgctttgttattttttattaaattaacCAAAAATATgtcataatataatttttttataataagcATAATcagtttaaatatatatatacgctTTGTATGTatgtcatatatattttgggacacttttttttacattttcgTATAATTCTTTTGCTAAAGAGTTCATCGaaattaaattttgtttataagaAAAATCGCTGCTTAAAAAAATCGGTATCccataaatctaaaaaagtaaaaattaaaataagcAAAATGATTAAGTGAACTGATTTAATTTGTAGACGGGCTTAAAACTGCATGAACAGGTCatacaatatatttacattggCCTATATTATTCCATTTATATAagtatttattatatgttgcgtaaaaaaattataatatattaatttaaccATGTGTTGAGATATTCCCTCCTTTAAGGCTCGAGCCCTTACATCAAATTCAACAATGAAATTTCTCAATCCAGAAAAAGCTAAATGATCAAGTTCAGTTATTATAGGGCGTCCTTGACATTTTAGTAATGtctgaaaataataataaatttttaattaataatttttttctttccttatttataatttaatttattccTGTAGTATATTTTTGGAGAATATGTATTATTGTACACtctttattactattttattttttcaaataacctcattttttaatttcaaggTAAAAGAAACATCAAATTTGATGGCGAGAATTTCCTTTGATATTTGCAAAATGCtaattttgtttaattcaatatttttaaaaaaaaaatttggatATTCAAGTAAATTAGAATCAAGTTGCTGAATTTTTGCAACGCTGTCTATTAGGCTATTTTGAACTAAACAAAAAATGGCATAAAAAATggcatataaaaaatgacataaaaaatgacaaaatatgtatgcattatttttatatatccacacacacatataatatatatatatttgagtAACCATTGAATAGGTAAAATTCACTGGAACATGATCGAAATGAATCCCCAATTAATTGTAGTTTGGAAATATTATTAGCCCAATTATGAATATTACttgataaaattataattttattgcaTTCTTTAATTCTCGAAATATCTGAAGAACAACCATAAggatagtaaaaaaaatatgtgtataattaagaagaaatatattaaatgtttGAAAATGTTACAATTAAAAATTGAACATACTTTTTGGTGTTTTTAAAAAGGTGAATAAAGGGTCTATAGTAGTTTCTTTATCATTTACCAaatcttcattatttttttgaaaatatggagctatattttctataccattctttacattttcataattaaaTGGATCggtaaattttataatgtcTATATAGTCAATTAGatctatataataaataaaaagataatatgatagtaaaattaaaaaaaaaaaaaaatagccaTAGAAATAGCCACAGAAATAACCACAATTAATAAGTAGACATtaattacatatttatagACAATATTATGAATGCATATtcatattcatatttatgttttgtattttttttatgaacataCTTATACAAACCAaccatattttaatattccGTGACTCActattaattaataaatcatGTAACGAATAAATCCAATatttaaacaaatattttttttctttactattaaaattataaagtcTAGTGTCACACACATAGagaattttcatttttttttattagtaGAATATTTTACCAAATCcttaaaaattttgaatttaaaattataaaaatatatatttttagtttgtcgtatataaaaaatgtgagTTAACACGTCGATTTATGCATGTACAcacaaatatatgtatatatattgtaatatttgtcaaaattgaaaaataaaaaatagaatgTTATGTGTGTATATAGAACGCGAATGTTGCTGGcctttatattaaaattaatttttatcatatggaaataaaaatagaaaaatcgACGGATATGTTTACAAGTAGTTACAATAAAtcatacaaataataaagtaatcaaataataaaataaaaaatcaagataatataaaaataaaaatatgcacacATGTATGAATATACATATAGATATTTGTCGATACAAATTATTCAAGTTTAATTTGATGAATATTTATTCGGTGTGTGGATTAAAaagatattaattttttttacaattttgtttacaattttttttacaatttttttacaatttttttttccaaatttgtttataaatttCTTCTAAGCTTTCATGTGTCAGTTTGTCTTTAaagttgttatatatacCTTGACCTACAAAATTgttagatatatgtatatatattaaattgaaaaaaatatgtatttttttttccttttaatttgttatttcataataatgtatataaaaggcattaaaacttttatttaaataactaacacatttatatttattaaaaaagtgtaagcatattcataaataaataaataaataaatatatatatataattcgaTTTTCTCATTACTTATTTCGGTAAATTTTTCTttgagaaatatattttcaaattcttTTATTGAATGCCTTGTTATAAATTCCACTTCATTTGGTTGGGGTATTGTCGTAAAATCTGGGTCTATAATTGTGACCTGCACGAAAAAATGAAAGCAAAATAAAgcgaacaaaataaaacgaACAAAACAAAGCGAAACAAAATAGCGGAAATGGCTGAACTGAATAAATAGTGAAGATACTATCAACAATATTAATagctaaaataaaatgtgtaattttttttaatattacatAAGACATAGCAAATGACTTTATATATTCAGTATCACATTTAAACATGCCCAATTCAAATAGCTCTTcaggttttttttttattccacTTTCTTCTTCTAATTCTTTAAGCGCATTATCTAAATAAGTTTCACCTTTTGCTAATACGCCTCCAAATccaatattataatatgatGGACAataatcttttatttttgatcttttatgtatatatataaaatattcattatcTATCTTAGTGAAAACAAAAATAGATGATGATCTATGccataaattatttaatcgCATATCTTTACGAGgcttataatttataaaattatttttcccATCAACTATAATTACAAGTTCATCTTTGTTATCTTCAAAGTTGGTGTTAATTGTGTCCTCCATCTTGttctaatattgaaaataaaaaaaaaaaaaaataataaaataaaaaataaataaataaaaaataaataaatataatataataaaaaatgtttgtCCTTGTAAAAGAGtggatataaaatatttttatgaaattttttacaaaatatgtGCTACAATATGAagaatattatgatataaatatggaattgtaataataatgtgtAATTATACTAATCAGCgtactttattattattattattataaatatgcatatttttttatatgttttaatcAAGTGTTGATAAAGTTGAAATATTGCAATTAAAAGGTGGCCAATAAATATAAAGCATAAAGAAGCGTTGAGGTATCCTTTGTGgttttgataatttaaaatggAAGAAAAtggaagaaaatgaaaaaagtgaaaaaaatggaaaaaagtgaaaaaaaaatgaaaaaaagtgaaaaaaatgaaaaaaagtgaaaaaaatgaaaaaaagtgaaaaaaaagtgaaaacgGTATAAATTGTTATCATTAAATCTAGTTATGTGGAATTGTATTCATTCAGTTAATTTTTTCTCAATTTTGGCAAacttttccatttttttagtGGTAAAACCGggatgataatatatttattgatatacattttgtataaaaaaaatgctacacaatatatttatcatccTCAAAATTTAGCATATTTATAGAAATGTTTcatatttgaattatttttaaaaatattttctcatttgaattattttttaaatatttgtaAATGCAGAATGTTCCATTTAGTGTTAATAATATAgtttcaaaaataaatgaaataaagtGAGTAAAATAAGGtatcaaatttttaatttcaaatGCAATAACGAAGGGTTCGATGAGttggaaatataaaaacgtATTAGATATGCACATGTACATGTACATGCATATGTAGGTATACAACGAATGAATATGACTACATTTGTGGCACagaatgttttattttttagttcCAGATAAATTCTGTGGATTCACTTTGGTAGATATAATAgacatattttttgattttccatcaggtatttttattaaatgaaaatgattattTTCAGTTATTTTATCAACAATAAAATATCCTCTTCTTTCAAATTGGAATTTATCTGAAACTTTAAGATTAATTAAAGCAGGTTCAGCATATCCAACTGTTTCAAATTTGCTATTTTGGTTAATACAATTAGTCCAATCttctttattatcattttcaaatttatcaACAGTTATTAAATGATCATATTCATATAAAGTacatttaattaatttatcaGGAATATAAGGTAGccaatgtatttttttttttgtagtTTTAAAATCACCATCAAAATTAGATACAGCtataatttcttttattttattaacattatcTACATCTTTAATTATTTCCTTAACAATAACATTACCTAATTTAATTAAAGTAATTTCTTCATTTGGTTCTATCATTTGAGCATCTTCTAATTcgatataaattttttgtgTATAATACATAGTACATGTAcctaaatttttattttttacgtGTAAATCTCTAGTTTTTTCgataatttcattttcttttaaatcaATTAATTTTAAGATAATACCATTATTCATATCAACACATGCAAATCTAGGAATATTAGGATcaattatttgtttattaataGACCATAATTTATCCCATTGCATTAAATTTCCAGCTTTTGATGGTCCTTGTTCTAATATGAATTGAAATAATGCTTCTTTTGTTAAACCTCTTCTTAATATACCTTTTATGGTTGGCATTCTAGGATCTGTCCATCCATCaacaatattattttcaacaaaccattttaattttcttttaGACATAACAGTTTTAACAAAAGCTAATCTActaaattcatatatatgtacatttcTTAATTCTAATGTAGATATAAACCAATTATATTGTTCGATTCTATCACTATATTCATTAGTTCTCAATGCATGTGTTACACCTTCAATAGAATCTATAATAGGACATGCAAAATCATAAGTTggataacatttatatttaaattcatGTCTATGATGTGGTATATCAATTATACATCTATATAATACTGGATCTCtcatacatttatttttactagACATATCTATTTTTGCtctaatacaattttttttaccaaTATCTGTACCATTTCGCATTTCTTCAAATAGTTTTAAATTAGTATCAATAGAATTATTTCTATTAACCGATTCAATACCTTCTCCTCTTTGATTTCTCATTTCATCTACATTTGTATCATCAGCATATgctttattcatttttataagttTAATACAGTATTCTTCTAATAATTGGAAATAATCTGAAGTATaacttattttttcatattttataccTAATGTTTTTAAATCTTCCATAATAgaattttcaaattttacA
Protein-coding regions in this window:
- a CDS encoding E1-E2 ATPase, putative — protein: MNDEISKRLFPYDSKYFKEIFDKYINDDDYKKDLRALKSSQNLMEEIVSKGTGLNFYIEHNLNDNFLKACKLPFFKKLLKILQENNNEEIEEKKINENNTIENFNEFEEENEIKIKEQKTYNLEKINSVPLKSSLNKKTNNNDTASQIIKTQDLFVFNKKINMINNYRVYRYCSNVIQSLPSLTYMSVIKIYFTNYPLKIFLSCIYFYTFVTYICDRNNVIEFLESFIFLILVTAGCFGLAWVHYIKENRISMITSKYNDYKENYVCRNFLKTQKEKKEVKHFRFESKKTVEIKKYSKYFFLKSFLTRINEELYDYETRKNGKFSCYMMEHYKENCLEENCHEENYHEENNGINSGNTNSGIIDDKKNKKLINGKTDDIETKYDINMCEDTSSSLCNFELNIGENIGKENELLNYIIFGNNIYRINRKNLLVGDIIYLSKGDMIPADGILIQCNNMIVDESNILKYNTKKYVNKISLNKYIYEMNKMREKNMDELENEINELEKGKKLSYFQILNSKIKTRFKKYSNFNNRKKKKNVYPRLEDTYNEDKESDYENNRETCFTEINGKINQINNSNEEYDDNKIKSFYSYFNIYEYSPLLLSESVVMEGNGIMIATCVSKNKQMFHNSIKRIEENTNLEIIINSYSKNVVILILFYCSLCILFIFIHFLINLIENNMQTYSYNLLMFLLNTVIIENLKYLLLSIDNMPLLLQNCIAINYKEIMDESYIIKSKNIFEKVLQTNTIFIDINKYINYKSVLFFFNTEYIVSFNNDLISHQMNFQNKIKSYTEFVENEQGHEICTHLFFSLLIQTVLATSNLYRYNEDSIDIDLSLLDCISSLKLNISYYYIKKNNILNIISNKNYYVMSFVFSDHSYMNKIDRPKMNKKKHYKEDQLQNKKNVLRIFIRGKPDVVLPKCSQYFDGQFFSKDIEKFREKVSQIEESKYDLTICFAYKEIIIGEKEKADLFSYKENNEYNFGNIEMNNNMNSTYLKYGEMDDFTCISIFVFEKTISNRFYVDYKIIESNNLHIKLFTKYDIEKIKKIFNNFPDFISKFKFYDSNSMYGININSNVNLKLGNNKINEKYNSNRHYVNTMETDNSKLENIYVDNKNETKDINITKNILNKENESERFNLKYSSYNSSLVHTFINNESMKEYSFFLNNNVFYNCSKNKLIDLLYISKSYRRTNCVVTNNNDYFIKNKELCNIRVCDIRSKDIVKNKSDIILLNRSLYDYIKLRYFSNSMLMNIKLFIEYNICLYICIVALSIISTLINGLEFLTTVQILYIYIIKNIIFHYISCSRKSNYCVGKKRCKNASYSYNVFSKDEISNLISSIVSKLIILIIIFLFGHLFIPEVSWNFVNSDVREFFEFSEFSFSNNQTKKRYYNTIRSCIRFKKNLENIKIANNINIKNDYRTIEEWEHHISPNRHTTIIFNIFFLFFFFSYIYIYIKTFLAEIDMYCEQIKTNKKENHKYLSLLKNKTLSKDINNMIKEFKFDEDNIKTTNEIQSLNGSQNCQKIYCGDDSCNYCDANNNEQNNINITDQYNDSTKNNDIDIQTSSLYSIKNYLKEKVSFIDTDKKKMLFDCLIGNYKTILAFIFLLLLHIIIIQYGSFVFNFHVKGLTLVQWGICFLFCLLDFLLCYIISVTNIFSISTNFIKSFQGLHEAPKRTMFDAMNDYKRSYISQRYKYDRKSTSQRWV
- a CDS encoding nucleoside diphosphate hydrolase, putative, which codes for MEDTINTNFEDNKDELVIIVDGKNNFINYKPRKDMRLNNLWHRSSSIFVFTKIDNEYFIYIHKRSKIKDYCPSYYNIGFGGVLAKGETYLDNALKELEEESGIKKKPEELFELGMFKCDTEYIKSFAMSYVTIIDPDFTTIPQPNEVEFITRHSIKEFENIFLKEKFTEISQGIYNNFKDKLTHESLEEIYKQIWKKKL